In Candidatus Binataceae bacterium, the following proteins share a genomic window:
- a CDS encoding c-type cytochrome — protein sequence MKKLAATLGFCATVMLTEVAPAQMTPPATVATGRRLFHSYCAPCHGDDAKGNGPMASFSAEQVADLTALRRRYHGAIPFGKIWDMLPDQCSEACPNKPQQVRDIQSFLATLQK from the coding sequence ATGAAAAAACTCGCGGCAACGTTAGGTTTCTGCGCGACGGTTATGCTGACGGAGGTCGCGCCGGCGCAAATGACACCTCCGGCAACCGTCGCAACCGGCAGGCGGCTCTTTCATTCCTACTGCGCCCCTTGCCATGGCGACGACGCCAAAGGCAATGGTCCGATGGCTTCATTTTCGGCCGAGCAGGTCGCTGATTTGACCGCATTGCGGCGGCGCTACCACGGCGCGATTCCTTTTGGCAAGATCTGGGACATGTTGCCCGACCAATGCAGCGAAGCTTGCCCGAACAAGCCGCAGCAGGTCCGCGATATCCAAAGCTTTTTAGCCACCCTGCAGAAATAG